The following proteins are co-located in the Streptomyces sp. NBC_00435 genome:
- a CDS encoding kelch motif-containing protein, which yields MAYRPSKQFRKTALGAGVAAVLLALNAPAALSFAGDTYHSYKIGRSSYRIQYGSWGLIDLPAEYRINAMHAALLHTGKVLLIAGSGNNQRNFDKGTFSTVLWDPKDDTFKKIPTPEDFFCSGHSQLPDGQLLVAGGTARYEVLDGKVTRAGGGMRVKNESPDKAVRLAKGTVFRSPSGVEYVSKFDVTVPKATRRFEVPYGSGGRMMPWKTEVVAAEARVFVEAVQEGAGGLTTQAAQYAVAGLTGKDARDVYGLAERLSADKQDFQGIKSAYEFDPVAEKYVPVDPMRDARWYPTLVGLQDGRVLAVSGLNDVGDVVPGDNEYYDPRTKKWSKGPFRYFPTYPSLFLAQGGKLLYTGSNAGYGPKDRGREPGVWDLATNRYRKVGGLADPDQLETSSSVLLPPAQDQKVMVLGGGGVGESRLSTARTAVVDLKEAEPVFRPTARLPQGVRYLSSVLLPDDSVFTTGGSADYRGRGASDIRKAQFYYPRTDTFVAAASPTVGRNYHSEALLLPDGRVATFGSDPLFADKDNTRLGRFEHRLEVYTPPYLYRDAALRPVLGAGPGEVAPGSRATFRAPRAERIERARLMRPSAVTHTTDVEQRSVELGLEKTADSVTVTVPVDPTLVPPGWYMLFVTDADGTPSVARWIRVREVPAPAPRESRDGWLS from the coding sequence ACGCCATGCACGCGGCGCTGCTGCACACCGGCAAGGTGCTGCTGATCGCCGGCTCCGGCAACAACCAGCGCAACTTCGACAAGGGCACCTTCTCCACCGTCCTGTGGGACCCGAAGGACGACACCTTCAAGAAGATCCCGACCCCGGAGGACTTCTTCTGCTCGGGCCACAGCCAGCTGCCCGACGGACAGCTGCTGGTGGCCGGCGGGACCGCGCGCTACGAGGTGCTCGACGGGAAGGTCACCCGCGCGGGCGGCGGCATGCGGGTCAAGAACGAGAGCCCCGACAAGGCGGTCAGGCTGGCGAAGGGAACCGTCTTCCGGTCGCCCTCCGGGGTCGAGTACGTGTCGAAGTTCGACGTCACCGTGCCGAAGGCCACCCGCCGGTTCGAGGTCCCGTACGGCAGCGGCGGGCGGATGATGCCGTGGAAGACCGAGGTGGTGGCGGCGGAGGCGCGGGTCTTCGTCGAGGCGGTCCAGGAGGGCGCCGGGGGGCTCACGACCCAGGCCGCGCAGTACGCGGTGGCCGGGCTCACCGGCAAGGACGCCCGCGACGTCTACGGGCTCGCGGAGCGGCTCAGCGCCGACAAGCAGGACTTCCAGGGCATCAAGTCCGCCTACGAGTTCGACCCGGTGGCGGAGAAGTACGTCCCGGTCGACCCGATGCGGGACGCCCGCTGGTACCCGACCCTGGTGGGGCTCCAGGACGGGCGGGTCCTCGCCGTGTCCGGGCTCAACGACGTGGGCGACGTCGTGCCCGGCGACAACGAGTACTACGACCCGCGGACGAAGAAGTGGTCCAAGGGCCCCTTCCGCTACTTCCCGACCTACCCCTCCCTCTTCCTCGCCCAGGGCGGCAAGCTGCTCTACACCGGCTCCAACGCGGGCTACGGCCCCAAGGACAGGGGGCGCGAGCCGGGAGTGTGGGACCTGGCGACCAACCGGTACCGGAAGGTCGGCGGGCTGGCCGACCCGGACCAGCTGGAGACCTCCTCGTCGGTGCTGCTGCCCCCGGCCCAGGACCAGAAGGTGATGGTGCTCGGGGGCGGCGGGGTGGGCGAGTCCAGGCTCTCCACCGCCCGGACCGCGGTCGTGGACCTCAAGGAGGCCGAGCCGGTCTTCCGCCCGACGGCCCGGCTGCCGCAGGGGGTGCGCTACCTCAGCAGCGTGCTGCTGCCCGACGACTCCGTCTTCACCACGGGCGGCTCCGCCGACTACCGGGGCCGGGGCGCCAGCGACATCCGCAAGGCGCAGTTCTACTACCCGCGCACCGACACCTTCGTGGCCGCCGCCTCCCCGACGGTGGGCCGCAACTACCACTCCGAGGCGCTGCTGCTGCCCGACGGACGGGTGGCGACCTTCGGCTCCGACCCGCTCTTCGCGGACAAGGACAACACCAGGCTGGGCAGGTTCGAGCACCGGCTGGAGGTGTACACCCCGCCGTACCTGTACCGGGACGCGGCGCTGCGGCCGGTCCTGGGCGCGGGCCCCGGGGAGGTCGCCCCCGGCTCCCGGGCCACCTTCCGGGCGCCGCGGGCGGAGCGGATCGAGCGGGCCCGGCTGATGCGGCCGAGCGCGGTCACGCACACCACCGACGTGGAACAGCGGTCGGTCGAGCTGGGACTGGAGAAGACCGCCGACTCGGTGACGGTCACCGTGCCGGTGGACCCGACGCTGGTGCCGCCCGGCTGGTACATGCTCTTCGTGACGGACGCGGACGGCACCCCGTCGGTGGCCCGGTGGATCCGGGTCCGGGAAGTCCCCGCCCCCGCACCGCGGGAGTCCCGGGACGGCTGGCTGAGCTAG
- a CDS encoding glycoside hydrolase family 6 protein, producing MPGRPRRRPVTLLALALALAAAAACAPAPSAQPESAPPNHPAGVGLVDESPFWVDPQSDAARQVAAWEAQGRNSDAQVLRRIADRPMALWGPAGDPGPEIRRARAGARAAGRTLVLVAYNIPYRDCGQHSAGGARDAAAYRSWIGAFADNIADTKALVVLEPDAIAHLVDGCTRADHHDERLRLLSEAVDRLKRNKNTRVYLDAGNPAWIPDPAKLVGPLYEAGLDHADGFSLNVSNFQPSEAGREYGATLSKATRGKHFVIDTSRNGDGPLQGNREQAWCNPPGRALGTPPTAGTGDPLVDAYLWIKRPGESDGTCRGGPPAGTWWPDYALGLARRSTDDQS from the coding sequence ATGCCAGGCCGCCCCCGCAGACGCCCCGTCACCCTGCTCGCCCTCGCACTCGCCCTGGCCGCGGCAGCCGCCTGCGCCCCCGCCCCCTCCGCACAGCCGGAGTCCGCACCCCCCAACCACCCGGCGGGAGTCGGTCTCGTCGACGAGTCCCCGTTCTGGGTGGACCCGCAGAGCGACGCCGCCCGCCAGGTCGCCGCCTGGGAGGCGCAGGGCCGCAACAGCGACGCCCAGGTGCTGCGGCGCATCGCCGACCGGCCGATGGCCCTGTGGGGTCCGGCCGGCGACCCCGGGCCCGAGATCCGCCGGGCCAGGGCGGGCGCCCGGGCGGCCGGCCGCACCCTGGTCCTCGTGGCGTACAACATCCCGTACCGGGACTGCGGCCAGCACTCGGCCGGCGGAGCCCGCGACGCCGCCGCCTACCGCAGCTGGATCGGCGCCTTCGCCGACAACATCGCGGACACCAAGGCCCTGGTCGTCCTGGAGCCGGACGCGATCGCGCACCTCGTCGACGGGTGCACCCGGGCCGACCACCACGACGAACGCCTGCGGCTGCTCTCCGAGGCCGTCGACCGGCTCAAGCGCAACAAGAACACCCGGGTCTACCTGGACGCCGGCAACCCGGCCTGGATCCCGGACCCGGCGAAACTGGTCGGCCCCCTCTACGAGGCCGGGCTCGACCACGCCGACGGCTTCTCCCTCAACGTCTCGAACTTCCAGCCCAGCGAGGCCGGCCGGGAGTACGGCGCCACCCTCTCGAAGGCCACCAGGGGCAAGCACTTCGTCATCGACACCAGCCGCAACGGCGACGGCCCCCTCCAGGGCAACCGCGAGCAGGCCTGGTGCAACCCGCCGGGCCGCGCGCTGGGCACGCCGCCGACCGCCGGGACGGGTGACCCGCTGGTGGACGCGTACCTCTGGATCAAGCGGCCCGGCGAGTCGGACGGCACCTGCCGCGGCGGCCCGCCGGCCGGCACCTGGTGGCCCGACTACGCACTGGGCCTGGCCCGCCGCTCCACGGACGACCAGTCCTAG
- a CDS encoding ArsR/SmtB family transcription factor — translation MTFHFRFGPVDLLRCRFSVSPRWETQEAVRVLLQPQRHTYHLPWLRRIRAAAAGLDLRPLWLLMPLAGHNPDFLSPPPTGPSVTFEEELARVRAADPEAAREDLRRSLVCTPGALESGAGQRMLADPARAVQELADLYEQAWQALVAPHWPRLRALLEADILFHSRRLAAGGLEALFDGLHPDLRWSGNTLTIDRRNHHDRSLDGQGLLLMPSAFVWPEVVGGYDPPWQPTLVYPARGIGALWTAPAGPAPQALARLLGRARADVLCALTEPASTTALAHRLSLAPSTVSSHLKALQGAGLLISSRHGHQILYERTPLAIALTSPDPDGSADPACD, via the coding sequence GTGACGTTCCACTTCCGCTTCGGCCCGGTCGATCTGCTGCGCTGCCGGTTCTCCGTTTCGCCCCGCTGGGAAACCCAGGAGGCGGTACGGGTCCTGCTGCAACCGCAGCGGCACACCTACCACCTGCCCTGGCTCCGCCGGATCCGGGCGGCGGCGGCCGGGCTGGACCTGCGGCCGCTCTGGCTGCTGATGCCGCTCGCCGGGCACAATCCGGACTTCCTCAGCCCGCCGCCGACGGGTCCGTCGGTCACCTTCGAGGAGGAGCTGGCGCGGGTCCGGGCCGCCGATCCCGAAGCGGCGCGGGAGGACCTGCGGCGGAGCCTGGTGTGCACCCCGGGCGCGCTGGAGAGCGGGGCCGGGCAGCGGATGCTGGCGGATCCGGCGCGGGCGGTCCAGGAGCTGGCCGATCTCTACGAGCAGGCCTGGCAGGCGCTGGTGGCCCCGCACTGGCCCCGGCTCCGCGCCCTGCTGGAGGCGGACATCCTGTTCCACTCGCGGCGGCTGGCGGCGGGCGGGCTGGAGGCGCTGTTCGACGGCCTCCACCCCGATCTGCGGTGGTCGGGGAACACCCTCACCATCGACCGCCGCAACCACCACGACCGTTCACTGGACGGCCAGGGGCTCCTCCTCATGCCGAGCGCCTTCGTCTGGCCGGAGGTGGTCGGCGGCTACGACCCGCCGTGGCAACCGACGCTGGTGTACCCGGCCAGGGGCATCGGCGCGCTGTGGACGGCCCCAGCGGGCCCGGCCCCCCAGGCGCTGGCCCGGCTGCTGGGGCGCGCCCGCGCCGATGTCCTCTGCGCCCTGACCGAACCCGCCTCGACCACGGCCCTGGCCCACCGCCTGTCCCTGGCCCCCTCCACGGTCTCCTCCCACCTGAAGGCCCTCCAGGGGGCGGGCCTCCTCATCTCCTCCCGCCACGGCCACCAGATCCTCTACGAACGCACCCCCCTGGCCATCGCCCTCACCAGCCCGGACCCGGACGGATCGGCCGACCCAGCCTGCGACTGA
- a CDS encoding MFS transporter, whose amino-acid sequence MTTVDPGAPAAEPGTAPAEESPAGPVPAPARGPAASVPASAEAAAGPAHAPAEAAAGSVPAPEKGAGGYWGVFRVREFRPVFAAHLLSVLGVVVAEISLTVLVYRATGSPLMSALTFALGFLPYALGGTLLAPLADRLPARRVLVGCDLVCAACAAAMAAPGVPVALLLVLRCAMAFVAPLFQGTRSASLTDILGTGDAYVLGRSLLRMVAQSAQLIGFGLGGLLLTVLAPRGAILLTAAGFLGSATLLRLGTRARPARSAGPGPGAGPRVSPLAGLRAVLGHRRLRALTLLCWLPPLFVVVPEALLTPYAAGLGASTAALGLLMCAMPAGAVAGELWAGSALTARTRSRIVAPLAAVSLLPLLAYAGRPGVPLLLGTLVLAGLAHAYTLGLDQWYVEAVPEELRGRAMTLLSTGLMTLQGVGMALAGIAAEFLPVHAVVVSAAILGTGAVLLLLVEVRRSDGPRSETGPTAK is encoded by the coding sequence ATGACCACCGTCGACCCCGGCGCGCCCGCCGCCGAACCCGGCACCGCCCCTGCGGAGGAATCCCCAGCAGGCCCCGTCCCCGCCCCCGCCAGGGGACCCGCGGCTTCCGTTCCCGCCTCCGCGGAGGCGGCCGCGGGTCCCGCTCATGCCCCTGCTGAGGCGGCCGCGGGTTCCGTTCCCGCCCCCGAGAAGGGGGCCGGGGGTTATTGGGGCGTGTTCCGGGTGCGGGAGTTCCGGCCCGTCTTCGCCGCGCACCTGCTGTCCGTGCTCGGTGTGGTCGTCGCCGAGATCTCGCTCACCGTGCTCGTGTACCGGGCCACCGGGTCCCCCCTGATGAGCGCCCTCACCTTCGCGCTCGGGTTCCTGCCCTACGCCCTCGGCGGGACCCTCCTCGCGCCGCTCGCCGACCGGCTGCCGGCCCGCCGGGTGCTCGTCGGGTGCGACCTCGTCTGCGCGGCCTGCGCGGCGGCCATGGCCGCGCCCGGCGTCCCGGTCGCGCTGCTCCTCGTACTGCGCTGCGCGATGGCCTTCGTCGCGCCGCTGTTCCAGGGCACCCGCAGCGCCTCCCTCACCGACATCCTCGGCACCGGCGACGCGTACGTCCTGGGCCGCTCGCTCCTGCGCATGGTGGCCCAGAGCGCGCAGCTCATCGGCTTCGGACTCGGCGGACTGCTGCTCACCGTCCTGGCCCCGCGCGGGGCCATCCTCCTCACGGCCGCCGGCTTCCTCGGCTCCGCGACCCTGCTGCGCCTCGGCACCCGGGCCCGGCCCGCCCGGAGCGCGGGACCGGGCCCGGGCGCCGGCCCGCGGGTCTCCCCGCTCGCCGGACTGCGCGCCGTCCTGGGGCACCGCAGGCTGCGGGCGCTCACCCTCCTGTGCTGGCTGCCGCCGCTCTTCGTGGTCGTGCCCGAGGCGCTGCTCACCCCGTACGCGGCCGGCCTCGGAGCCTCCACCGCCGCGCTCGGGCTGCTGATGTGCGCGATGCCGGCCGGGGCCGTCGCGGGGGAGCTGTGGGCGGGCTCCGCGCTCACCGCCCGAACGCGTTCGCGGATCGTGGCCCCGCTCGCCGCCGTCTCCCTGCTGCCGCTGCTCGCCTACGCCGGCCGGCCCGGCGTACCGCTCCTGCTGGGCACGCTCGTCCTGGCCGGGCTGGCCCACGCGTACACCCTCGGCCTGGACCAGTGGTACGTCGAGGCCGTGCCCGAGGAGCTGCGCGGGCGGGCGATGACCTTGCTCAGCACCGGCCTGATGACCCTTCAGGGCGTCGGGATGGCGCTCGCCGGGATCGCGGCGGAGTTCCTGCCCGTCCACGCGGTCGTGGTCTCGGCCGCGATCCTCGGCACGGGGGCCGTCCTGCTGCTGCTCGTCGAAGTGCGCCGGTCGGACGGGCCGAGGAGTGAGACGGGTCCCACCGCCAAATGA
- a CDS encoding MarR family winged helix-turn-helix transcriptional regulator: MPKPLSLPFDPIARADELWQRRWGPVPSMAAITSIMRAHQILLGEVDAVVKPYGLTFARYEALVLLTFSKAGELPMSKIGERLMVHPTSVTNTVDRLVKSGLVARRPNPNDGRGTLASITDKGREVVEAATKALMEIDFGLGVYDSEECEEIFALLRPLRVAAADFDEK, translated from the coding sequence GTGCCCAAGCCGCTCAGCCTTCCCTTCGACCCCATCGCCCGCGCCGACGAACTGTGGCAGCGGCGCTGGGGTCCGGTGCCCTCGATGGCCGCGATCACCTCGATCATGCGGGCGCACCAGATCCTGCTCGGAGAGGTGGACGCGGTCGTCAAGCCGTACGGTCTGACCTTCGCGCGCTACGAGGCGCTGGTGCTGCTGACCTTCTCCAAGGCCGGGGAACTGCCGATGTCGAAGATCGGCGAGCGGCTGATGGTCCACCCGACGTCGGTGACGAACACGGTGGACCGGCTGGTGAAGTCCGGCCTCGTCGCCAGGCGCCCGAACCCGAACGACGGGCGCGGCACGCTCGCGTCGATCACGGACAAGGGGCGCGAGGTGGTCGAGGCGGCGACCAAGGCGCTGATGGAGATCGATTTCGGACTGGGTGTCTACGACTCCGAGGAGTGCGAGGAGATCTTCGCCCTCCTGCGCCCGCTCCGCGTCGCCGCGGCGGACTTCGACGAGAAGTAG
- a CDS encoding DUF3817 domain-containing protein has protein sequence MKRSVLTRYRVMAYVTAVMLLILCSCMVAKYGFDTGADLTFAVSQAHGVLFMIYLVFAFDLGSKAKWPFGKLLWVLVSGTIPLAAFFVERKVRAEVEPLVEGGVATARA, from the coding sequence ATGAAACGAAGCGTGCTGACCCGCTACCGCGTCATGGCCTACGTGACCGCGGTCATGCTCCTGATCCTCTGCTCCTGCATGGTGGCGAAGTACGGCTTCGACACCGGTGCCGACCTGACCTTCGCGGTCTCGCAGGCACACGGTGTGCTGTTCATGATCTACCTGGTGTTCGCCTTCGACCTGGGTTCCAAGGCAAAGTGGCCCTTCGGCAAGCTCCTGTGGGTCCTGGTCTCCGGCACCATTCCGCTCGCCGCGTTCTTCGTCGAGCGCAAGGTCCGTGCCGAGGTCGAGCCCCTGGTCGAGGGCGGCGTGGCCACCGCCCGCGCCTGA
- a CDS encoding acyl-CoA mutase large subunit family protein has protein sequence MDADAIEEGRRRWQARYDKARKREADFTTLSGDAVDPVYGPRPGDSYEGFERIGWPGEYPYTRGLHATGYRGRTWTIRQFAGFGNAEQTNERYKMILAAGGGGLSVAFDMPTLMGRDSDDPRALGEVGHCGVAIDSAADMEVLFKDIPLGDVTTSMTISGPAVPAFCMYLVAAERQGVDPAVLNGTLQTDIFKEYIAQKEWLFEPEPHLRLIGDLMEYCANGIPAYKPLSVSGYHIREAGATAAQELAYTLADGFGYVELGLSRGLDVDHFASGLSFFFDAHLDFFEEIAKFRAARRIWARWMKEVYGAKSDKTMWLRFHTQTAGVSLTAQQPYNNVVRTAVEALAAVLGGTNSLHTNALDETLALPSEQAAEIALRTQQVLMEETGVANVADPLGGSWFVEQLTDRIEADAEKIFEQIKERGLRAHPNGQHPIGPITSGILRGIEDGWFTGEIAESAFQYQRSLEKGDKRVVGVNCHHGSVTGDLEILRVSHEVETVQVRELAERKAGRDDAKVTAALDAMLAAARDGSNMIPAMLDAVRAEATMGEICNLLRDEWGTYTEPPGF, from the coding sequence ATGGACGCTGACGCCATTGAGGAGGGCCGCCGTCGCTGGCAGGCCCGGTACGACAAGGCCCGCAAGCGCGAGGCCGATTTCACCACGCTCTCCGGCGACGCCGTCGATCCCGTCTACGGACCCCGGCCCGGCGACTCGTACGAGGGCTTCGAGCGCATCGGCTGGCCCGGGGAGTATCCGTACACCCGCGGCCTGCACGCCACCGGCTACCGGGGGCGGACCTGGACCATCCGGCAGTTCGCCGGCTTCGGGAACGCCGAGCAGACCAACGAGCGCTACAAGATGATCCTGGCCGCCGGCGGCGGCGGGCTCTCGGTCGCCTTCGACATGCCGACCCTCATGGGACGGGACTCCGACGACCCCCGCGCGCTCGGCGAGGTCGGCCACTGCGGGGTCGCCATCGACTCCGCCGCCGACATGGAGGTCCTCTTCAAGGACATCCCGCTCGGCGACGTGACCACCTCGATGACGATCAGCGGGCCCGCCGTCCCCGCCTTCTGCATGTACCTCGTGGCCGCCGAGCGGCAGGGCGTCGACCCGGCCGTCCTCAACGGGACGCTCCAGACCGACATCTTCAAGGAGTACATCGCCCAGAAGGAGTGGCTCTTCGAGCCCGAGCCGCACCTCCGCCTCATCGGCGACCTCATGGAGTACTGCGCGAACGGCATCCCCGCCTACAAGCCGCTCTCCGTGTCCGGCTACCACATCCGCGAGGCCGGGGCCACGGCCGCGCAGGAGCTCGCGTACACCCTCGCCGACGGCTTCGGCTACGTGGAGCTCGGTCTCTCGCGCGGGCTGGACGTGGACCACTTCGCGTCCGGGCTCTCCTTCTTCTTCGACGCGCACCTCGACTTCTTCGAGGAGATCGCCAAGTTCCGCGCCGCCCGCCGGATCTGGGCCCGCTGGATGAAGGAGGTGTACGGGGCGAAGTCCGACAAGACGATGTGGCTGCGCTTCCACACCCAGACGGCCGGGGTCTCCCTCACCGCCCAGCAGCCGTACAACAACGTCGTGCGCACCGCCGTGGAGGCCCTCGCGGCCGTCCTCGGCGGCACCAACTCGCTCCACACCAACGCCCTCGACGAAACCCTCGCGCTGCCGAGCGAGCAGGCCGCCGAGATCGCCCTGCGCACGCAGCAGGTGCTGATGGAGGAGACCGGCGTGGCCAACGTGGCCGACCCGCTGGGCGGTTCCTGGTTCGTCGAGCAGCTCACCGACCGCATCGAGGCCGACGCCGAGAAGATCTTCGAGCAGATCAAGGAGCGCGGGCTGCGCGCCCACCCGAACGGGCAGCACCCGATCGGCCCGATCACCTCGGGCATCCTGCGCGGCATCGAGGACGGCTGGTTCACCGGGGAGATCGCCGAGTCGGCGTTCCAGTACCAGCGTTCGCTCGAGAAGGGCGACAAGCGGGTCGTCGGCGTCAACTGCCACCACGGCTCGGTCACGGGCGACCTGGAGATCCTCCGGGTCAGCCACGAGGTGGAGACCGTGCAGGTACGGGAGCTCGCCGAGCGCAAGGCGGGCCGCGACGACGCGAAGGTGACGGCGGCGCTGGACGCCATGCTGGCCGCCGCCCGGGACGGGTCCAACATGATCCCCGCCATGCTGGACGCGGTGCGTGCCGAGGCCACGATGGGCGAGATCTGCAACCTGCTGCGGGACGAGTGGGGCACCTACACGGAGCCGCCGGGATTCTGA
- a CDS encoding TetR/AcrR family transcriptional regulator: protein MRNPSSVTSSPPGRTGRPRSAAADAAILAATRDALVELGWSKLTMGDVSARAGVAKTTLYRRWSGKSELVVDAVAELFDSLELPDRGSLEADIEYVVLQFAALLRRPEARTALMAVVAESTRDEALRDRIRSAIVDRQKRLVVLGRERAQARGELPYEEDQSLAGRTTDLIFDVIAGTVVHRALVSSEPVDELWVTAFTALLMHGLQGPAAGPSGPAPAV from the coding sequence ATGCGCAACCCCAGCTCAGTGACCTCCTCCCCGCCCGGCCGCACCGGCCGCCCGCGCAGCGCCGCGGCGGACGCCGCGATCCTGGCCGCGACACGGGACGCGCTGGTCGAGCTGGGCTGGTCGAAGCTGACGATGGGGGACGTCTCGGCGCGGGCCGGGGTCGCGAAGACCACCCTCTACCGGCGCTGGTCGGGCAAGAGCGAACTGGTCGTGGACGCCGTCGCGGAGCTCTTCGACTCCCTCGAACTCCCCGACCGCGGCTCGCTCGAGGCCGACATCGAGTACGTCGTGCTCCAGTTCGCGGCGCTGCTGCGGCGCCCGGAGGCCCGTACCGCCCTGATGGCGGTCGTCGCCGAGTCCACCCGGGACGAGGCCCTGCGGGACCGGATCCGGTCGGCGATCGTGGACCGGCAGAAACGTCTCGTCGTACTGGGCCGCGAACGGGCCCAGGCCCGGGGCGAGCTCCCCTACGAGGAGGACCAGTCCCTCGCCGGCCGCACCACGGACCTGATCTTCGACGTGATCGCGGGCACGGTCGTCCACCGCGCCCTGGTCAGCTCGGAGCCGGTGGACGAGCTGTGGGTGACCGCCTTCACCGCCCTGCTCATGCACGGCCTCCAGGGCCCCGCCGCCGGCCCTTCCGGCCCCGCCCCGGCGGTGTGA
- a CDS encoding tetratricopeptide repeat protein, translating to MQPRNMSMSGVVDLAAVKAAGEAKAKAEQARAEAARKAAQGGAPASAGAVPPSALVFDTDETRFESHVVPLSAEVPVILDFRADGFEQGRELSLLLERLTVEANGRLALAALDVAASQNLIREFRVQALPAVFAVVAGQAMPLFQDFAPEAEVRAVLAQLVQIAEERFGIIGVPVDPAAEGIAPGPGAAAAEEPAGPYDALLDEAIAALDADDLDGAVRAYRNVLAADPSNSDAKLGLAQTELFVRVKDMDPQAVRAAAAGNPRDPAAQIAAADLDLAGGHVADAFGRLVDTVKVTFGEDRDAVRVRLLEMFEVVGPDNPLVTSARTALARVLF from the coding sequence ATGCAGCCCAGAAACATGTCCATGAGCGGCGTCGTCGACCTCGCCGCGGTGAAGGCGGCCGGCGAGGCCAAGGCGAAGGCCGAGCAGGCCCGCGCCGAGGCGGCCCGCAAGGCCGCTCAGGGCGGTGCGCCCGCGTCCGCCGGGGCCGTCCCGCCGTCCGCGCTCGTCTTCGACACCGACGAGACCCGCTTCGAGAGCCATGTCGTCCCGCTCTCGGCCGAGGTTCCGGTCATCCTCGACTTCCGTGCCGACGGCTTCGAGCAGGGCCGCGAGCTGAGCCTGCTGCTCGAGCGGCTCACGGTCGAGGCGAACGGCCGGCTGGCGCTGGCCGCACTCGACGTCGCGGCCAGCCAGAACCTGATCCGCGAGTTCCGCGTGCAGGCCCTTCCGGCCGTCTTCGCGGTGGTCGCGGGCCAGGCGATGCCGCTGTTCCAGGACTTCGCGCCCGAGGCCGAGGTCCGTGCGGTCCTGGCCCAGCTGGTCCAGATCGCCGAGGAGCGCTTCGGCATCATCGGCGTGCCGGTGGACCCGGCCGCCGAGGGCATCGCCCCGGGGCCGGGCGCGGCAGCCGCCGAGGAGCCGGCCGGTCCGTACGACGCGCTGCTGGACGAGGCGATCGCGGCGCTGGACGCCGACGACCTGGACGGGGCGGTGCGCGCGTACAGGAACGTGCTGGCGGCCGATCCGTCCAACTCCGACGCGAAGCTGGGCCTGGCGCAGACCGAGCTCTTCGTCCGGGTCAAGGACATGGACCCGCAGGCGGTGCGCGCCGCCGCCGCCGGGAACCCGCGCGACCCCGCGGCGCAGATCGCCGCCGCCGACCTGGATCTGGCCGGCGGTCACGTGGCGGATGCCTTCGGGCGTCTGGTGGACACCGTCAAGGTGACGTTCGGTGAGGACCGCGACGCGGTGCGCGTGCGACTATTGGAGATGTTCGAAGTCGTCGGCCCGGACAACCCGCTCGTCACGTCGGCCCGTACGGCGCTCGCCCGGGTGCTGTTCTAG
- a CDS encoding DUF6230 family protein, whose protein sequence is MSSQIRGGTRWKRFALVMVPSIAATAVVGVGLAQGALAASFAVSGQDFKVSADKLDGTNLIQYGGVAEGHDLKGNAAHHPVTISGFSHAEITNMCQSLVTPTPLGNITLQLKTGTKPGKPAVADNIYLDVAELDTDAEFTNLDIGVAVGDASHKTKPQAGTVASPYAFSQRADRAVLSNVRQKAWATTAGTFKLPDLKLRLLGGDQPCYADGQ, encoded by the coding sequence ATGAGTTCTCAGATTCGTGGCGGGACCAGATGGAAGCGCTTCGCGCTCGTCATGGTGCCGAGCATCGCGGCCACGGCCGTGGTCGGTGTGGGTCTGGCGCAGGGTGCCCTCGCGGCCTCCTTCGCCGTCTCGGGCCAGGACTTCAAGGTGTCGGCCGACAAGCTGGACGGTACGAACCTGATCCAGTACGGCGGCGTCGCCGAGGGTCACGACCTCAAGGGCAACGCGGCTCACCACCCGGTCACCATCTCCGGGTTCAGCCACGCCGAGATCACCAACATGTGCCAGTCGCTGGTGACGCCGACCCCGCTCGGCAACATCACCCTGCAGCTGAAGACGGGCACCAAGCCGGGCAAGCCGGCCGTCGCCGACAACATCTACCTGGATGTTGCCGAGCTCGACACCGACGCCGAGTTCACCAACCTGGACATCGGTGTCGCCGTCGGCGACGCGAGCCACAAGACCAAGCCGCAGGCCGGTACGGTCGCCAGCCCCTACGCGTTCTCGCAGCGTGCCGACCGCGCGGTGCTGTCGAACGTGCGCCAGAAGGCGTGGGCCACGACGGCGGGCACCTTCAAGCTGCCCGACCTCAAGCTGCGCCTCCTCGGTGGCGACCAGCCCTGCTACGCGGACGGGCAGTAA